The genomic interval CTGGTACACAAAAATCTGATACAAGCACATGTTTATAAATCCTGCATGTGCTACCATTACACCTTTTGGGTTGCCAGTAGTACCGGAAGTATAAATAAGATAAGCTAAGCTTTGGGGATCTGAATATACCTGAAGGGTATGTTCTAAGTGTCCTTGTAATTGCGCTACATCAACTTCTTCGACCTGTGGATGATCGCCTATGTATGGAGAAGAAGTAACAATAAACCGGATACGGCTGTCTTCCAGCATGTAATTAATCCGAGCCGCAGGATAAGTAGGATCAATTGGTGCATACGCTGCCCCGGCCTTCATAACGGCCAGAATAGAAATGATCAAGTCAATGCCTTTATCTAGCTTTACACCCACTATGTCACCTTTTTGTATGCCTTTATTGGTAAGGTACCGGGCAACATAATTGGCTTTTTCATCTAAAGCCTGATAGGATATGGATTGTTCGTTATGAACTACTGCTTCCACATCCGGAAATTTCAGCGCAATGGACTCAAAAATAATATGGATACTCTCATTCTTTGCACTAGTCAATAGCTGATTGCCTGTCACCTGGTTGAGTGACATATTGTTTTTACTGTTCACTTCTACTAATTAAATAAATCAATTAAGGCTTAGTGCTGAGATCAATTCTCAGCACATAATAAATAAGCATTGGAAGAGTACAAGTAGGGGAGGTATTTTATGTTAGGACAACCACTTCTTTGCCTCTTCGAGTTTGGTAAAATTCTGTATTTCAATCTGCTGGTTCTGAACTGAAATAAGAATGTTTTTTGCGGAAGCCTGCCCGAACACATCTTCTGACATGATCACTCCTTGTTTTCTATAACAACCGGAGGAAACAGCTTTGGTAACCCATTCTGTACCTGCCCATTCCTGGTCTTTTATACCTAATACTTTCATCAACCGGATATCCGATACCCAATTTTTGATTTTATGTTTTTTAGCTATCTCTAAAGACTTATCTAAAGCATCTCTATAGCTGGCACTAGGTATAAAACCCTTCCAGGTTAATAAAATAGCTGTAGAATCATTGGTTAATTCTGCTGTTACGAATTCATTCTGAAACTGGATCATAAAACAAGATATTTATAATATTAATATTTAAGTTTCCTTATAAAAGAGTCTGATCAAACCATCAGAAGTAATAAGCTTATTCCTGAACAGAAACTGAGATTGCAGCCCCTTTCTATCAGTTGTTTGATTTGATGTGCTTAAAATAAGTGAGTATCTCCTAAAGTAACAATTCGAATCCTTGCAAAATCGCCTGCTGTTCAATTAGGAAATGTAATTTTTTTAATATAAATAAATAAAAATACCTTGAAATCCCCTTTTTTGAATATAAAGTATTGTGTATTAAGGTAATTATGATGTGTTTAAATAGCTGATAGTCAGCATACAATAACCTTATTTTTTGTCTTTGCCTATTTTCATTTAAATCCTCTCTTAAGTAGTATATTTTTTAATTATATATGGCCCTGACTTATACCATGAATTGTAACTTGCAACGCTTTAATGTGAGTCTGCTATCCTATCTTATTACTACATGGCTGCTGTAATATTATATACCGATTATACCTATTGCATATATGAAAGTCTGCTGGAAACCTATACAGACATTTTGCCACTGCCTGTACTAAAAAAAGCTGCTACATTCAGAAATTGGCAGGATAAGCAGGCTTTCATATTAGGTAGGTTACTGGTGTGGAAAGGGCTCAAGTCCTTTCAGTATGAGGATAATTGTTTAAATCAACTTCAGATAAGCAGTTACGGAAAGCCGTATATAGATCATCAGGTATTTTTTAATATTTCTCATGCAGGCAGGTATGTAATATGTGCGCTTAATAGCGAAGAAACCGGTATTGATATTGAAGAGATCCAACCTATCGAGTTAAATGATTTTAATGCCATTTTCTGTGCAGAGGAAAAATTCCAGTTGAGTAAAGCCAGTAATCCCTTACAGCAATTTTTTAAATTCTGGACAATTAAAGAAAGCGTGATCAAAGCAGAAGGGAAAGGATTATCCATACCTATGGATCAGGTTACTATATCACCTGAAGGCGCTGTATCCTATAAAGAAAAAACCTGGTATGTGAAAGAAATTGATGCTTTTCAGGATTATTGTTGTGTAATCGCTACTGCCACTCAACTCACATCTCTGATTGTAAAAAAAGTAAATTTCGATGTTGCCCAATCAACTGAAACTATAGTATCTTTAGTATAATTTTATAATCAATTCTGCGCTGACCAGATGTACAGAAAACACCCAAACTTAATTAAATATTCCTTTTAAGATTTCCTGCAAAATACTTACTTTTGCAATCCTTTATGTCGAAGAAAGCCAACATATTGCATATAATCAGTTTGTTTCTGGTTGTACTTACATTGATAGGTACAGTAGCAGCAAAAAGCAGCCTGCTGCAAAAAGCCGGAAACAAAACTGTGTCTGTAAAAAAGACGCATAAACAGGAGCCTGAACAGCAGCATACGGTTATCATACAGGCAGTAAGTTTTGAGGCTATTGTTTCCTTTGTACATTTCAATCTGTCGCAGGAATTCTATTTCGACTTTACACAAACTTTTAGCAGACTACTGCTCTTCAAACATTTCAGTGTTGAGCAACCTTTATTCTTGCTGTCGTATTTTACAAATACCTTCTGTCATCATATTGCTATTAATGCCCCATAGATAGCTGTTTCCGGGTAAGGGTAACGCTATTGATATATCAGTTATACGCTACCCTTATGCATTCTTACGAATGGATTCTTGTTGAATAAACCCAATTCAACTCCTCTCTTATTTTAATAATATTCAATATTAATTTTTTAAAACGCTATGCGTAACAAAACCGGAATTATTACCCTCACAGCAATTATATCTTTGTTGTGTTTGTACTTCCTCTCTTTCACATTTGTATCCCGCAATGTTCAGCAGGATGCTACACAGTTTGCCACAGATTCAAAGGGAAAAGTAGATTTTACCAAAAGACAAGATTATATGGACTCTTTATGGAAAGAGCCGGTGTATAATCTTGGATTTACCAAGTTCACTTTTGAAGAAGTAAAAGCCAAAGAAATCAACCTTGGACTTGATTTACAAGGCGGCATGCAACTAACCATGGAGGTTTCACCAGTCGACATTCTCAAAGCGATGTCTGGCAACAGCACCGATCCTAAGTTTCTGGCTGCTATTAAAAGGGCAAATGAATTGCAAAAAAACAGCACTGATAAATATACAAATCTGTTTGCCAAGGCTTATGAAGAAGTAGAACCAAATGGCAGGCTGAGCCGCATTTTTTCTACGGCTGCCAATAAAAGTAAGATCAGTTATGAATCTTCCAATTCAGAAGTAATGAAAGTGATCGAAAGCGAAGTAGAAGACGCCATTGATCGTTCTTTCGAAATTCTGCGTACCCGGGTTGATAAATTTGGTGTATCCAACCCTAATATTCAGCGTTTGCCTGGCACAGAGCGTATCCAGATTGAATTACCTGGCGTAGATAATCCGGAAAGGGTGCGTAAGTTATTATCAGGTGTAGCCAAACTGGAATTTGCCGAAGTATGGGAATTACAGGAACTGAGCCCTTACCTGCAACAACTGGATGATTACCTGGTGAGAACCGAAAAGCCAGCTACTGCTTCTGCTACCAGAGACAAAGATGCAGCGGCTTTATTAACCGATTCAACTACCGCCAGTACTACTATACGTGCCGATACAACACAAGCTGATAGCCTGAAAAGCGAAATTACCAACCTGGAGCAACAATTAGCTGGTAAAACAGCCGGAAAAGATTCTACAAAAGCTGATTCGCTGACAAATCTGCAAAATCAAAACCAGGGGCTGTCTAAATATTTTCTTCCGATGATGGGTGGCTTGAGCGCCAAAGTAAGCGATACAGCCAGAATTAATAATATTTTAAACCGCGATGAAGTACGTACGTTCTTCCCGTATAATGTTCGTTTTCTGTGGGAAGTAAAAGCTATAGAAGGCACTGCCACAACTAGTGAAGAATATATTGTATTACATGCGGTGAAGAAAACCCGTGATGGTAAAGCTGCCCTGGAAGGAGATGTAATCGCCGATGCCCGTCAGGATTTCAGTCAGACTGGCCAGGCAGAAGTAAACATGCAGATGAATGCGCTGGGTGCTAAAAAATGGAAAAATTTAACAGCCAATAATGTAGGCAAACGCATCGCTATTATTCTGGACGACAATGTGTATTCTGCACCTAATGTACAAAATGAAATTCCTAACGGAAGCTCTGTTATTACAGGTAATTTTACAGTAGAAGAGGCCAAAGACTTAGCCAATATTCTGAAAGCTGGTAAGCTGGCTGCTCCTACCCGTATTGTGGAAGAAGCTGTTGTAGGCCCATCTTTAGGTCAGGAAGCCATTACACAAGGTCTGGTTTCTACACTAGCTGGT from Rhodocytophaga rosea carries:
- a CDS encoding 4'-phosphopantetheinyl transferase family protein, whose amino-acid sequence is MAAVILYTDYTYCIYESLLETYTDILPLPVLKKAATFRNWQDKQAFILGRLLVWKGLKSFQYEDNCLNQLQISSYGKPYIDHQVFFNISHAGRYVICALNSEETGIDIEEIQPIELNDFNAIFCAEEKFQLSKASNPLQQFFKFWTIKESVIKAEGKGLSIPMDQVTISPEGAVSYKEKTWYVKEIDAFQDYCCVIATATQLTSLIVKKVNFDVAQSTETIVSLV
- the secDF gene encoding protein translocase subunit SecDF, with the protein product MRNKTGIITLTAIISLLCLYFLSFTFVSRNVQQDATQFATDSKGKVDFTKRQDYMDSLWKEPVYNLGFTKFTFEEVKAKEINLGLDLQGGMQLTMEVSPVDILKAMSGNSTDPKFLAAIKRANELQKNSTDKYTNLFAKAYEEVEPNGRLSRIFSTAANKSKISYESSNSEVMKVIESEVEDAIDRSFEILRTRVDKFGVSNPNIQRLPGTERIQIELPGVDNPERVRKLLSGVAKLEFAEVWELQELSPYLQQLDDYLVRTEKPATASATRDKDAAALLTDSTTASTTIRADTTQADSLKSEITNLEQQLAGKTAGKDSTKADSLTNLQNQNQGLSKYFLPMMGGLSAKVSDTARINNILNRDEVRTFFPYNVRFLWEVKAIEGTATTSEEYIVLHAVKKTRDGKAALEGDVIADARQDFSQTGQAEVNMQMNALGAKKWKNLTANNVGKRIAIILDDNVYSAPNVQNEIPNGSSVITGNFTVEEAKDLANILKAGKLAAPTRIVEEAVVGPSLGQEAITQGLVSTLAGLGMVVLFMILYYGSGGVVANVALLFNIFFIIGVLAQFNAVLTLPGIAGIVLTMGMAVDANVLIFERIKEELKAGRTLMKAIEVGYDKAYSSILDSNATTFITGVILYAFGSGGVKGFAVTLMIGIICSLFTAVFITRLIMEWVAKRKDAKDITLTTFASKNLFQHINFDFVGNRKKAYIFSGAFIAAGLVLMAFMGLNMGVDFKGGRMFVVQFDKAVAAADVRSALMDDFQNTGIEVKTYNGDSQLKITTSYLIDEESDEADEKVKQALLQGLKTYNIQQDDIVSSAKVGATMADDIQDSSRTSVLLSLVAIFFYILIRFRQWQYSLGAVVALTHDVLFVMSAFAIARIFGINFEVDQVFIAAMLTVVGYSINDTVVVFDRIREFATLATTKEELPSILNRAINQTLSRTIMTSMVTLLVVVVLLIFGGEVLRGFSFALTIGIVFGTYSSIFIASPIVLDLSKKKVTPVTGKTQTAAARA